In Oncorhynchus masou masou isolate Uvic2021 chromosome 28, UVic_Omas_1.1, whole genome shotgun sequence, the DNA window GGGATCATGACCCTATTCATTGTCCAGGTGGGTAGTAGGCCTTTTTAAATGCCCACTGTTCCAATGGAAAATCCTATTTCtttaaaaataaacatgtttGACATGAATGGGATGCAATACATAATATACAGCTTTCTGGTTTGATAATCATACATGCACTACATCGCATGCATGTTTTAATGAACACGAGATACATTGGCCAGACATGCATGAGACACAGAGATAATTAAGGTCACACGACATCCAAGACTAATGTAAGGATAGTGTAAAAAGAAAAGTTGTATATTTGATATTGAAGAAAGGCAGATCTTACTGCACATATTTTATTAATGTAAAGATAGCCGAAGACTGTGAGAAAAGATTCTCATTCTATAAAATAGAAAAGTAtagaaaataatataataaaatagaaCAACTCTACTTTGTGCTTCCCTCTGATATAACTATTCTTAATACATGTCAATATATAAACTGAGATGGTACAcaagtaataatataataaataagtAGAAATTGAATGTCAGTCTGCGGTTGTCTGAATCTTTATTGGCTTGTAATTTTAAAAAATGCACAGAGGTGGCTTGCAACATTATAATATTCATTATAATTTTATAAAAGCCATTTCAACGGCATGTACCATTATTTATTATAagctgggtggttcgagccctgaatgctgattggctgaaagctgaggtatatcagactgtataccacggatatgacaaaacatgtatttttactgctctaattacattgctaaccagtttataataacaataaggcacctcacctttgtgatatatggccaatattccaCGGCTATGgcccttattgctattataacattataatagaGATGCAGTATCACATGCATAGAGAAAAACAAAGTATTAATACAAATTAAAACAGATCAATTAACAATTAGTTAATCAATCAGATTAGAAATTAAGTATTTAATTATTCTAAACACTCATGTTAAGTTGCCTAGACTTTATTATTTGTTTGTGGAATAATTAAGATCTGAAACGAATTCATGATTTAAGATTCATGTACTAAATATTACTGGCATTTTTATATTTAGATAAATCTATGAGAAAATTGTAATTCTCATGTAGGCTTGTTACAGAGACACACGTAGGCTACTATTTGACCAGGCGCTCTAGCCCAGTGAGTCTCATGAGAGCATTCCAGTTTGGTAGTCAGTTTGGAATTTGAATAGCACAGAAGAACCGCCTCTGTCTGATTGGCCCTGAGCACCACACATGGGTGGAGTTTGCATGTCAATCAATAGGGAGGCCGGGTCCTCATTGGTGCAAGCGGAGATGGGCCGACTCCTCCTCGAAATATATATACTCTGGCTAAGTACCCCTAGCAAATGATTGCTTGCTCGCATACAGAGGGAAGCGGACAGCCGTGTTCAATGTTTCACTACCGAGCTGACTTAAGCCTTCGCCCCCGAACGAAATATCGTGACTTCCACTAAGAGAAAGTCGCTTTTCTGAGTCGGAGAGGAGCGGAAACGACTATATCACCACCATGATCAACACGATGGAGTGTGCAGTGGATGCACAAAGTCTCATCTCAATTTCCTTACGGAAGATTCACAACTCCAGGACGCAGAGAGGAGGCATCAAGCTGCACAAAAACCTCCTGGTCTCCTATGTACTGAGGAACGCCAGACAGGTCTACATGAACGAGAAGTACGCGGAGATCTACAGGATGCAGCAGTACGAGGAGGTGATGACCGTCTGCAACGAGATCCAGGAGTTAAACCCGCTGGATTTGGCCGAGGACTGCGAGGAGCAGAGCGGGGATTGCTGCGGCAACGATGGGGTGAGCGAACCGGCGAGTCTCTGCTGTGCGCTGCTGCCAGTAAGCCACCTAACAGCAGTGCAGTCAGCGCATATCCAAGCCCCATCCGCCTGCTccgcgcctctctctctccaaagcGACGAGGTCTGCAAGGAGACGGAGTCCTCGTTCTACCGGAGCTGTTGTGCGGAGGCTTACCCTGTATCGAATTGGGACTTTTCCACGGTGAACAACAACCTACACTGCAACAAAACGACAGTGCTCGATCTGGACACGCACGTAGTGACCACTGTGGAGAATGGGTACCTTCACCAGGACTGCTGCGCGTCGTTTCAACAGTGCTGCCAGGGCGCACAGTCCCCAGCCAAGAAACGCAAGGTTGACTTTGAATATTATATATCCGATATTGAGGAAGTACCGGATTTTACGCCATGTAAAAGGGCGAAATTCGAGGACTGTTCCTACGCAAATTCGGAACACTTGGACACGTCAAACATTTCCAATCTGATCTCGATTTTCGGCTCGGGGTTTTCGGGGCTGGTGAGCAGACAGGCGGACTTTGAGCAAGCCTTGAACGGACAGTTCTGTAGCAAACAAGCCCTAGCGAGCCTAGGGGCATGGACCAGAGCTATTGTAGCTTTTTGACTCCATGGTCAACTAGAATCAAACACTTTATGAAATTGTACAAAGTCTAAATCAAATTGACTTTATTTTTGCAAGAAATGCTATTTAAACATTGAACAGTTTTTGTTTGTTAACTCATTTCTACGGAGATATGGTTGTGCCACATGATGTACAGGCGTTTCCTTTTAAACCGAACATGTCTACATAACACATTTTTACATGGTAGTTGTGAATTTTTATCTAACGAAGTTGATTTCGTTGCCTTAAACCCAACGCATACTACTGCTAGCTATTGTTGCATACATTGAAAGTGGTTGAATGTCTCGCTCGCGGATTGTTTTGATTTGATCTCTCCTCCAGAACACTTTTGAACACAATGTATCGTTTTTAAGACGCTACACAAGTATTGTGACTGAATAGCAAGCATTTAATGTAGCCTCAGCTCCAGGCTAAATAGAAAAGTGTGCCCATGGATGGCTTTGCAACATGCTTTTGTTGTGCGTAGTGGTTTAATACGGTAAACAACTAACAAAAAGTTAACCATATGCTACACAAGTACTGTTGTGTTGTACTTGGTTTACTATATTGTATTTCTGGGTTGATATTTAAACCTTGGATATCGAAACTCATATTCTAAAGAGTCGGACACCAGTAGTAGGCTATGTTACATGGAAACTACATGGCACATTCTGACCACACATAAATTGACAGGTGAAGGCGCAATGGCTCAGACTTAAATTTCCCTCTCAAACTCGTGGGTGCATTCACTCTGAACCAGCTTTCTGCGTCTCTCTCTATTGATGTACTTGTTGTAGGCTACCCAACTTCCCACCTCATCTCTGATCAGAACCATTAATTCCTCCAAATCCCAGAATGCACGTGTAATCGAATCAATCCAGGTATTTTTTTTGACAGTTCGATCTGTTGAGCGTTCCCCCTGAACCTATAACAAAAAGTTACTGATCAAGCCTTCACAGTAATTCATGATGCCAACATGGCTTGGTTTTGTGAATTTTATTTTCAAAAATTTTAAGACCTTTTGTTCTAAAAAGGCAAGCTCATAATTTTGCCATACATCCACACATTATAAGCACTATGTGTACTGAAAAGATGTCTTTCACACGTCCTCTCCATATTTTGTTGCTATTCTTGTATTTTTGTGCATATTAAATTGTATATCACCGGGTAAAACTGTTTTAGAACATATTTGTTAAGAATTTATAATCTTAATAAAATTTTTAAAACAAATCCACTCCCTCCTTGATTTATTGTTTGAATGGCATGCTGCCCAAACTGTGATGAAGGCATATTTTGTCTCATATGTTTATTATTCCCTGAAACTAATCAGAGCCATAATCACCTGATGTTTGGGGGATTCTGTCCCTATTAAGACAGTCAATCACATGCTGCAATAAGGGAGAGATGTAGGCCTATTCTGCAACCAGTGTTACAAGAGAGGATTGGGGGCCTTCATTCTAGTGTTGCATACACCATTCAGTTCCTCTCCTCCACTGTGGGTAACTTAATAGATATGCAGATGTATCAACAGCAATTTTTAACACTTCCGCTAGATCAGAAAAACCTGGTTATTAACACAAAGACATCCATAATGTATTTTGGGCTACTACATTTCATTTATTGAGCTTCGTAGTCTAAAGACTACGTCTACGAGGCCTCTGCTTTTTGGACTAGGTTATTAACATTCAGGTTATTGATAAATGGTGTAAATCTAAAACAAAAGTAGCCTGTGAGTTGTGATACGATTCTAACAACCAATTACTTATCATTGTGTGGAGTGCAGCATTGTAATAACAATGCAGGATATATTTTGTATCTAATAGAGATGGTGTTAAAACTGGTCCACTTGAGAAAAGGCAGTGGTTAATTTCTAGACTGTCTACGTGTGCTTGGTTGCAGTGCGCGCTCTGGCTGACTGGGATTTTGCTGCGCGCTCTGAGCTTTTTTGCCAGGCATCCCCCCAAACTTGCAGTCGTGTTATCTCCGCTATATGCCACTTGGTGGTGTTCTTCAAAATCAATGAATGAAGGTATTAGAAAGCCTATGTAGCGGCACCTCAGGCTGACCTCGGCTTCGCTGCTCCCCCCCCTCGCCACCCTCCCCAACCTCATCCCTCCTCATTCATTCCgcttcccatccctcctcctctctccctgtctccctcgtTTTTATTCCAACCCGAAACCTCTCGACTCTTCTCAATTTGAGATAGCCTACTGCGCTACGTCCAACACAAACGCAGCTATACCTTTAGCCTAGGCTACTCTTTCAAGTCTTGGTTGCCGGCACTGTTTTCAATTTGCCGTTTGTGCATAATTTGGTATAGGTAGGTCGTAAATAGAAAGCATCACTATGCGCGTCAGTTTTATTAGATTAGACTACTGTTTAGCATGATTTTAGGATACTACGACTAATAAAGATCAGAATGCGTTTTATAATAGGTAACAATTAATGTAGCCATTTTAGCCAAACGGGTAATGGAGATCTTATTGTGCTTTTTTAAATTCGCTCTCTAATTCGATTCTTATTTGGATCTTTTGGTCGTGGTAGAGGGGTTTCATCTCCAAAAAGCGATCTTGAAAATATTTTTATATAAAGCTTTAAAATGAGAGCGTTCTCCTCCCACTGTGACAAATGTTGTGGATTATGGTTCGTTTAGTGGTGTAGAGCGAGCTCCTCCGCGTGGATTCGAAATGAATAGCATCGGTCTCACAAataattccaaagactggtgcaGTCGGGAGAATGTGGTTTCACGTTACAATTTTGTAACAACACTCATTTATAGTGATAACTGGCTTCACTACAATAGCCGTATAACAAACACATTGAAAACTGCGTAACGTACGTAGTGCGCACTGGCCCTCGGCAAAATGTTGAGCAGTTGCTCCTGTCATACACACAAGTGCCTCTGTTCAGGCGGGTTCGTTCGTTTTGATAAGTTTATAGCCTATCATCAACAAGAGTATGCATCTAGTTTCTTTTAACCCATTGGAGTGACGCATGGTCTAAAAGCCCCTCCACGGTCCCCATCCTTATCTGCGTCGCCAGCGGTTGATGATCACAGCACAGCAGTCACTCCACGCATTTAAATTGGTGGGGGGCTGGGATGAATATAGGGTGATTCCGAACGATAcgctcagtctcctctcctccctttaattaGGCAGCAGCAAGCAGCACTTTCAGGGGCCACTTTTTTTTGGAACGCGCTCTACCGATAGTGACGAGGCAGAAATTACGAATGGAATTTGCGTGGAGAATTCGGATCCACTGCAGAGAGAGCCCTATGAGTGTTGACATTTAACTACGACAATATGAATGTCTGGATTTATCTATTGATAGACCTATACAgtcgaagtcggaagtttacacacttaggttggagtcattaaaactcgttttcaaccactccacaaatgtcttgttaacaaactatagttttggcacatcggttcggacatctactttgtgcttggCACAAGTCATTGTTTACAtatgatttcacttataattcactgaatcacaattccagtgggtcagaagtttacatacaaagttgcctgtgcctttaaacagcgtggaaaattccagaaaattatgtcatggctttagaatcgtctgataaattggaggtgtacctgtggatgttttttAAGGCCTACCcaggcctctttgcttgacatcatgggaaaatcaaaagaaatcagccaagacctcagaaaaaattgtagacctccacaagtctggctcatccttgggaacaatttccaaacgcttgaaggtaccacgttcatctgtacaaacaatagtatgcaagtagagacgcgttctgtctcttagagatgaacagactttggtgcaaaaaaatcccagaacaacagcaaaggaccttgtgaagatgctggatgaaacaggtacaaaagtatctatatgcacagtaaaacgagtcctatatcgacataacctgaaaggccgctcagcaaggaagaagccactgctccaaaacagccataaaaacgccagactacggtttgcaactgcacaaggggacaaagattgtactttttggagaaatgtcctctggtctgatgaaacaaaaattgaactattaatccatgcttttgtcacttctaggttagaccactgcaatgctctactttcccactacccggataaagcactaaataaacttcagttagtgctaaatacggctgctagaatcctgactagaaccaacaaatttgatcatattactccagtgcgagcctccctacactggcttcctgtcaaggcaagggctgatttcaaggttttactgctaacccacaaagcattacatgggcttgctcctacatctctctctgatttggtcctgccgtacatacctacatgtaacggatgtgaaacggctagcttagttagcggtgcgcgctaaatagcgtttcaatcg includes these proteins:
- the ier5l gene encoding immediate early response gene 5-like protein — its product is MINTMECAVDAQSLISISLRKIHNSRTQRGGIKLHKNLLVSYVLRNARQVYMNEKYAEIYRMQQYEEVMTVCNEIQELNPLDLAEDCEEQSGDCCGNDGVSEPASLCCALLPVSHLTAVQSAHIQAPSACSAPLSLQSDEVCKETESSFYRSCCAEAYPVSNWDFSTVNNNLHCNKTTVLDLDTHVVTTVENGYLHQDCCASFQQCCQGAQSPAKKRKVDFEYYISDIEEVPDFTPCKRAKFEDCSYANSEHLDTSNISNLISIFGSGFSGLVSRQADFEQALNGQFCSKQALASLGAWTRAIVAF